From Methanomassiliicoccales archaeon LGM-RCC1, one genomic window encodes:
- a CDS encoding ABC transporter permease subunit — MANDISQIGVVAKNEIIKCARGRKFLVSVVIVFLVFLLITGLQFVMDSWDNLDSIGALTEAYLSTFPMVIVLIVALLSSIALVSEFEERTALILFTRPVRRTSILIGKILACTIVEALIILVYYILVATIGFLKIDGMSLNFLTSFGFAVMYAFATSGVAFVISAFLKKSSVCTVISILLMLVIFPIVSTMVEANDGESWYMIDQAGETIYTCIPEYVDRYNETLDQFGDVIGQAIAILEGFTDQDVQIAVQAFMDYYQTLDPESQAAFAPLLEYLNTSYSQNLYGMIFVLKMMSGSALLAPMENPDLLKEFLVLLVWGIAGYFVAWIRFVRREF; from the coding sequence ATGGCCAACGACATTTCTCAGATCGGAGTCGTCGCGAAGAACGAGATCATCAAGTGCGCCCGCGGAAGGAAGTTCCTCGTCAGCGTTGTGATAGTCTTCCTGGTGTTCCTGCTGATCACCGGACTGCAGTTCGTCATGGATAGCTGGGACAATCTGGACAGCATAGGGGCTCTGACTGAAGCATATCTCAGCACCTTCCCGATGGTCATCGTACTCATAGTCGCACTCCTGTCGTCCATCGCATTGGTGTCCGAATTCGAGGAGAGGACCGCACTGATCCTCTTCACCAGACCGGTCAGGCGCACATCCATACTCATCGGAAAGATCCTGGCCTGCACGATCGTCGAAGCTCTGATCATCCTAGTCTACTACATCCTGGTGGCCACCATCGGTTTCCTCAAGATCGACGGAATGTCCCTGAACTTCCTGACTTCCTTCGGTTTCGCCGTAATGTATGCCTTCGCAACATCCGGGGTCGCGTTCGTCATCAGTGCCTTCCTCAAAAAGAGCAGCGTTTGTACCGTCATCTCGATCCTGCTGATGCTGGTCATCTTCCCCATCGTGTCCACGATGGTGGAGGCCAACGATGGCGAGAGTTGGTACATGATCGACCAAGCCGGAGAGACCATCTACACCTGTATCCCCGAGTACGTGGACAGATACAACGAGACGCTGGACCAGTTCGGTGATGTTATAGGTCAAGCAATCGCTATTCTGGAAGGGTTCACTGACCAAGATGTACAGATAGCAGTACAGGCCTTTATGGACTACTACCAGACATTAGATCCAGAAAGCCAAGCGGCTTTTGCTCCCTTGTTGGAGTATCTTAATACATCCTACTCTCAGAACCTTTACGGAATGATATTCGTCTTGAAAATGATGAGTGGTTCGGCCCTTTTGGCTCCAATGGAAAATCCTGATCTTCTCAAGGAATTCCTCGTACTGCTAGTATGGGGAATCGCAGGATACTTCGTAGCCTGGATAAGATTCGTCAGAAGGGAATTCTGA